The Apostichopus japonicus isolate 1M-3 chromosome 6, ASM3797524v1, whole genome shotgun sequence genome contains a region encoding:
- the LOC139969249 gene encoding sodium/calcium exchanger regulatory protein 1-like gives MPGAALNGKWVFDHGEGMDAVVKALNVPADKIPQDTNSTVDIKVNGDNITITTSFGGKTAESQMVIGQARAATELSRLSGKDVTGTPSWDGDKLVVQGAGGKGKIIREVVGGKLQVTFQFGDVSGKRIFNKA, from the exons ATGCCTGGTGCTGCACTGAATGGAAAATGGGTCTTCGACCACGGAGAGGGCATGGATGCTGTTGTAAAGGCTCTAAACGTCCCCGCTGATAAAATACCCCAGGACACTAACTCTACCGTCGATATTAAAGTTAATGGTGATAACATCACCATCACTACATCCTTTGGTGGCAAGACTGCAGAG AGTCAAATGGTCATTGGACAGGCCCGAGCCGCTACCGAACTTTCCCGACTCTCCGGAAAAGACGTCACCGGCACACCGTCATGGGATGGGGACAAGTTAGTCGTTCAAGGAGCAGGAGGAAAGGGCAAAATTATTCGTGAGGTCGTCGGAGGAAAACTCCAGGTGACCTTTCAGTTTGGTGACGTGTCAGGAAAGAGGATCTTCAACAAAGCTTGA